The Candidatus Bathyarchaeota archaeon genome includes a region encoding these proteins:
- a CDS encoding SHOCT domain-containing protein, which produces MMDGFGCHGWGMGMGWWWVIGLIIVIAVVWMVVKGMSQNNRPGNPPESKSALDYLKERYARGEINKQEFEERKKDL; this is translated from the coding sequence ATGATGGATGGATTTGGGTGTCACGGATGGGGAATGGGAATGGGCTGGTGGTGGGTTATAGGGCTCATTATCGTAATTGCCGTTGTTTGGATGGTTGTTAAAGGAATGAGTCAAAATAACCGCCCCGGCAACCCACCCGAAAGTAAGTCGGCGCTCGATTATTTAAAAGAGCGCTACGCCCGTGGCGAAATAAACAAACAGGAGTTTGAAGAACGAAAAAAGGATTTATAG